GCGTCCCGAGGGTGAGGCGATGGCCGATTACCTGCGCGAACAAGGGGTGCCTGAGGCGGATATTCTTCCGGAAACCCAATCGACAAGCACTCGCGAGAACATCGCACGTTCGATCGAGCTTCTCGACGAAGCCGATCGTCGTGGGCCGATCATGCTCGTGACCAGCGATTACCATGTGCTGCGTACGGCGTCGCTTGCCCGACGTATGGACGTCGACGCCCAGGTGGTGGGGTCTCGCACTGCGCGCTACTACGTGCCGAGCGCGTTCATTCGTGAGTTCGTCGCACTGCTTGTCGAGAACCGGGTTGCCACGCTCATCGCCGTCGGCACGTTCGCGGTCTTGCTCGTCGCGATCCTCGTGGGAACGCTGACGTCAGCGCTCGGCTAGTTGAGCATGTCGTCAATCACGCCTCCTGCGACCGTCCACGGATCACGGAGCGAGACATCTGTGCCACGATCCACCTCCAAGGGTCTGATATCAACAATCTCAGAACACGACGGCTATCGCTGGCATCGACGTCTAGTCAACTCCCGGGCGTGGTGCATCCACGAATTCACCTGGCCTAGCGCCCCGCCGGTTCGGCGGTTCGACTTCTGCAGCATCGAGGAATGAGCGCGCAACCACAGAACCTGAGTCATCGGCGAACCACACGATCAGGCGAGCGGGCCCCTCCCTCACTGGAACCTCAACGGTGACTGCGTCTGAGATCTCGAAGGGCCTCACGCGAACGGGTCTGGCCGAGAAGTCTGGGCGGTCAGGTACTGGGTCGATGGGCGAACCGGCGCGCGCCCAGGCAGCATGCATGGTCCCGCTCAGACCATGAGCACCGTGATGCGAAATGTGGACATCGAAAACAAGGGGCGTCGTCGGCGGTTCGATGTCCGCGCCAGCAGTGAGCGGAATGACGTCCAGTACAAGCACAGTCTCGGCGTTCACGTCAGAGGGAACGCATCCACCCCATTCCTTCACCCGCCGGTCCGTCGTGAGCAGTCCAGCATTCTCGTGCTCGACGTCGGCGATCTCCGTGTATACGTAGCCGGCGAATCTGTCGTGCCGTCGCATCTCCTGAGTCTCCCAGCGCAAATGCCAGGCGCGCTCGAGGCTGGTGAATCCCTCGCCATACTCGCCGTTGACGATGGGAATGCCGTTACGAGGGAAGTCTTCAGACCCGTACAGCGATTTGTCGACGGTGAAATCGGGGGCGAGCCTGACGGGGAACGTCTCACGTGTTCCAAGGGCGATCTCTGCCATGGCACGCTTCCACCGCGCCAGGTCGGGCTCGTAGTAGTGCCAGTCAACGAGATCACTCTTCACGTGCGACCAGCCCGAGTTCTCCACGATCGGGCGAGTACTATCAAGGGCGCTCAGCCGGTCGTATGCTCGTACCGCTGCTTCCGCGCGTGCAGGGCTGCCCGGGATGTCCCAATCGAGGCCCCATTCCTCGTTGTACAGCCCCCAGACCACGATGCTCGGGTGATTGCCATCGCGTTCCACCATGGCCGGAAGCTGCGCCTCGAACGCGTCCGCCGCTTCGGGCGAGAACCGGCTCGGGCACGCAGGCTCAGCCCAGACGAGCATGCCGGTCATGTCTGCCTCGTGCAGCCACAACGGCTCCTCAAACTTGAGGTGCTTGCGCACGAGGTTGTAGCCAAGACCGCGGGCGAGATGAATATCCTCACGAAGAGCGGCCGCGTCGGGGGCGGTCAGTCCCGTGGCGGGCCAGTACCCCTGGTCGAGAACTCCGCGCATGAAGAATCGAGCATTGTTCAGGAACAACTGCTCACCCCGCACCTCGATCCGCCGAAGCCCTGTTGTCGCAACGACACGGTCAGGAGCGCCGGTTTCGTCATCGACGGTGACTTCGACCCGATACAGGTGGGGATCGGCCGGTGACCATAGTCGGGGCTCGGCACACTCGATGCGCCCCCGATACTGACGATTCTCAACAGCGTGCAAAACCACAGATACCTGTGCGTTGCCGAGGCGCGCCGTCACTGTGGGAGAGCCGTCCGCAATTCCGACGACGGTTACGGCGATATCGATTCCCGTCAGGCTGTCGCCCCGAAGCTCGACGGTCTCGGCATAACTCGACCCGCGCGCTTCGAGCCAGACGGTCTGCCAGATTCCAGACGTGGGCGTGAAGGAGACCCCGTCATAGTCATCGCGGGGGATCGAACGCTGTTTGCCGTGCGGAATCGATCGTTTGTCAGCGGGAGCCTCGACTTCGACCGCGAGCTCAGCATCTGCACCCGGCGTGACGTGGTCAGTGACATCGATCTCGAACGATTCATAGCCGCCGATGTGCTCACCGACGACGATGCCGTTGATCCGAACAATCGCACGATGATGCACAGCACCAAAGCTCAGCACGGTTCGCGAGCCAGCCCAATCGGCGGGCGGCTGGATCATGCGCCGATATTCACCCCGTTCGAGCCATGACTGATGGATGCCCGATGCTTCAGTCTCCCAGGCGAAAGGCACGGTGATCGGTGCGGCGATTCCGTCGGCGGTGAAGTCCCATTCTCCGTTGAGCGTCAACCACCGATCAGAGCGATCACGATCGGGACGAGGATACTCGGAACGCGGGATCGTCATCGCCGCTTCGGAATCAGAGACGACGGACTGGGAGGGGGAGAGCGACATGGTCAGCCTTTCACGCTTCCTGCGAGGATGCCGTTGATGAAGTGACGCTGGAGCACAATGAAGAGCACCAGCAGTGGAATGAGTGCGACGGAACTCGCCGCGAGAAGTTCACCGGTCACGGTGGCGTAGTCAGCACCGATGCGGTTGCCCGTGATGTTCTGCGCGAGGGTCGAGAGAACAACCTGCAGAGTCGACATCTGCTCCGAGTTCGCCACGACGACGGGCCAGACGAAGTCGTTGTAGATATTCATGATTGTCAGGACGGCAAGACCAGCGAGGCCGGGGCGGATCACGGGAACGACAACACGCCAGAAGATTCCAATCTCGCTGCACCCGTCAACGCGAGCTGCATCGAGCAGTTCATCTGGGACAGCACTGATTACTTGGCGCATCCAGAAGATTGCGAACGCATCGACGGCCCCCGGCAAAATCAGCGCCTGATAGGTATTCACCCAACCGAGCGCCTTCATCTCCAGAAGCAGCGGAATGATCAAAACGATGATCGGCAGCATCAGCGTAACCAGCACTGCACCGAAAATGAGGTTCTTGCCGGGGAACTCGTACTTCGCGAATGCGAATGCGGCGAGAGGTGCGAAGATGAGCGTGATCGCGCCCTTCACAACAAGCACGACGGCGGTGTTGAAGAATCCGTGACCTATCGGCACGTCCTGGAACATGGCGACGTAGTTATCGAGCGTCCACATCGTGGGATCGAAAGACAACGGATTCCTGATGATCTCATTCGCTGGTTTGAACGCAGAGGCGAGCGCCCAGACGACAGGGGCGAGAAACCCGACCATCAGAATCAGCAGAAATATATGGCTTCCGATATGCATTCTCGGATGCCGTGACGACCGGAGTGCCTTCGACGGCGTACTCGGCGGCTGCATGACGTCGCCATTGTCCCGAGTCAGCGCGCGGTGAGCCGTATTCGTCATCGTTCAGTCCTTCGCTCTCAGCAGGCGGACAAAGAAGAGGGAGAGCACCATGACGAGAATCACCAGCAGGAACGAGTTCGCTGCCCCTGTGCCCAAGTCCGCTCGGGTGATGTGGTTGTAGAGGTAGTACCCGGCCGTCGTCGTCGAGTTGTACGGGCCTCCCTGGGTGACGACGAAGGGCTCCGCGAACATCTGGAACACGGCAAGAGTTTGCAGGACGACGGCGAACATGATCGTGCGCATCAGCAGTGGGACGGTGATGCTCCACAGCTGCCGCAATCGAGATGCACCATCGAGTTCTGCCGCCTCGTATAGCGAGTTGTCAATCGATTGAAGCCCAGAAAGCACGATGATAATGATGAATCCGGTCGTCTTCCAGAGGAAGAGCAGCGCGAGCGTCGGCTTCGACCAGAGACTCGTCGTCAGCCACCCGATTTCCGGTAGCCCGAAAATGCCGAGGACGGCGTTGATGGCGCCGTATTGTTGGTCGAACAGCACGACCCATATCTGGGCGACGGCAACCAGCGGAGTCACAAACGGCACAATGAATGCCACACGGAACATGCCGCGCATTCTGAGCTTTGCCGAGTTGAGCAGAACGGCGACGACAACCGCGAGGGCGATCTGGATGGGGACGATCAGGAGCCACAGCACACCTGAGTTACCGAGCGATGACCAGAATGCCGGACTCGTCAGCAAGTAGGTGTAATTGTCCAAGCCGATCCACTCCGCGGCACCGGTGCCGCGCCAGTTCGTGAAGCTCAGCCGCGCGGTGAAGATCAGCGGGTACACGCTGAACGCGAGGAAGATTGCCACAAACGGCGCCACGAAAACGTACGGCGCCGCTCGGCGTCTGACTTTCGCGGCTGAGGGTCGGCGCTTCAGGCTCCGGCCCGCGGAGGGGAGGGCTGTTGTCATCATTGCTGTGCGAATCTCACTGTCGATCGATCAGGTTCTTCTGAATGGCGTCAGTGGACTCGCTGATCACCTGTTCCGGCGTCAGGTCACCATCGAGCATCCGCTGAATGTCATTCCCCAGGTATTCAGCAGCGCCATTCCACCACGGTGGAATCGACGTGCCTGCCGGGATCTGCGCACCGGCCTTTGTGGCTACGGCCCAGAGATCCTGGCCTCCGAGCGCCTCGACCGGTTCAAAGAGCGGTGATTTCGGATCGGCCGCGGGAAGATACGCCGGAATCGACGTGTTCAGGCCGTCAGGGTAGACATCGTTCGGCCCCCACACCGCGGAATAGCCGGCCTCGTCGTACATCAGAAACTCGTAGAAGAGCCAAGCGAGCTCAGAGTTCTCGCCGTCTTTGGGCAGCACAAACGACGAGCCGCCCATCGCCCCGCTTCGAGCACCACCCGCTTCCCACGCAGGAAGTGGCATGGCCTTCCAGTCACCGCTCGTCTCCGGCAAGAGTTGCTGTGGCGCGAAGCTGAACCAGATCGCCCACGGGTAGAAGACCTGATTGCCGTTCTCGAGCTCGGCGATGTCTGTCGGTGTCAGATATTCGGCGCGCGTGCCAAGCCCTTCCGATTGGACGGTGTCGAGGAATGTGAGGATCTTCTTATACTCGGGGCTGTCAAGACGGAGCTCACCGTCTGCATCCGCGATCGACGTGCCCATCTGACTCGCATACATCTCGAGTTGCAGTTGACCGAGGAACCCTGACTGCTCCAGATGAATCGGATGCGACTCCGGGTTCACCCCCTGGTATTCCTTGGCGGCGTCAAGAAGATCGTCGTAGGTTTCGATGGCGCTGACATCGACGCCGGCATCTTCGAGTGCCGCGGCATTATAGAAGAGAAGGCCAGGGTCGAGATCATACGGGACACCGTAGATTCCGCCGTCGAACGAGTTCGCGTCAATCTTCTGCGGAGCGATGTCGTCGACGTACGGGTCGAGCACGTCGCTCAGATCCCAGAGATAATCGGCATAGCCGCTGACCATGGCATCGTCGAGAAAGACCCCGTCAGGAACATCGGTTCCAGTAATCAAGGTGTTCTGCAGTTTCGCGTCGATGTCGACCGCCTGATGATTGACAGTGATGTCGGGGTACTTCTCGTTGAAGTCGTCAATGACCGCATCGAAGACTTCGAAGAGGTCTCCCGAACGATCCCAGATTGTGATCTCGCCTTCTGGCTGTTCGGCGGTCGGGGCCTGAAGGCGATCGGATGCCGCTTCGCTACCGGCGCTGGTGATATCGGGGCCGCAAGCAGTCAGCGTCAGCGCTGCGACAGCTATCGCGCTCACGGCGACAAGGCGGGGGCGGCGCCGGGTCGGGTCGGGGTACATGGACACTCCTTTGTGAATTTTCCAACGTATGCAAACTTTAGCCGACGTTTGCACACGTTGCAAACGGTATGATGAGGCCATGCCAGCAACACTTCGCGATGTCGCCGAGCGCGCTGAGGTATCAGTACGCACCGTCTCAAACGTCGTGAGCGGGTACGAGCACGTCAGCAAGCGCATGCGTACCAAGGTGCTCGCCGCGATTGAGGAGCTCGATTACCGGGCCAATCCAGTGGCTCGCACTCTGCGTACCGGGCGAACCGGCATGCTCGGCCTTGTCGTACCCGAGATCACGGTGCCCTACTTCAGCGAGCTGGCTCGGGACGTAATCGACGCGGCCGCCGAGTACGGCTACCGAGTAATGATCGACCAAACAGGCCATGACCATGACCGCGAGCGACAGCTGCTCATGGGTGACGATCGCACTATGCTCTTCGACGGCCTACTGTTCAGCCCCCTCGTCACCAAGTCGGAGCTGCTCGACATGCATGGATCGACAAAAATGCCGCTTGTGCTCCTCGGGGAGCATGAGTTCGACGGTCGATATGACCACGTTGCCATCGACAATGTGGCGGCTGCAAAGGACGCCGTCGAGCATCTCGTCCAGCTCGGGCGCTCACGCATCGCCGCAATCGGCACCCAACCTCTTGAAGAGTACGCGACCCCCCTACAGCGTTCGGCCGGGTACGAAGCGGCACTTCACGATGCAGGCATGGATGTTCGACCCGAGTTTGCCACGACAGCTGCCCATTACAGCCGAGCAGACGGGTACAGCGCGGCACGCTCACTACTTGAGCGCTCTCCACAACCGGACGCCATCTTCTGTTTCTCTGATTTGCTCGCGATTGGGGCCATGCGAGCAGTCTTTGATGCTGGTCTTAGCGTTCCCGAGGACGTCGCGGTAATCGGCATCGATGATGTGGAGGAGGGAAGGTTTGCCCGGCCATCCCTCAGCACCGTCTCGCTTGACACCCCGTACATCGCCCGGGAGGCAGTGGGCCGCATCGTCACACGGATCGATGACCCGGCTACGCCTGCGGAAGAGATCGTTGCGCCCCACCGTCTCGTCGCCCGCGAAAGCACAAGTGCCAGCCAGAGCCAGTAACTGAATCCAATCGAATCACTTGCAACGTGCGCAAATTCCTGTCATTCTCCTTTGCAACGTGCGCAAAGTTGCGCACATCGAATCTTCGGAGATGATGTCGATGGAACTTCTCACAAAACACTCACGCAATTTCACGTTGCTCTCCGCCGCATTGTTGGCCGTGGCGGCAACGGCCATGGTTACGCCGGCACCGCAAGCTGTTGCCGCAGAAGACGGTTCCGTGCTGTATTCTCCGGATCTGTCGCAGCATCCGAATGGCACCGCGGGCTACCCACGAGCAATCAGTCTCGCGCACGATGATTCCGAAGCACAGACAATGCTTGCAACGTTCGCCAAGGGCGGTCACGGAAACGACACGACTCTGCCCATCTATCGCAGCAGCGACGGCGGCGAAAGCTGGTCCGAGGTTTCTGAGGTCACCTCGAATACACCAGGGTGGGACATCGAGGCCCCGACCCTCTTTGAGGTTCCGCGCGATATACCCGGGCTGAACGCTGGCGACGTGTTGGCGGCGGGGACCGCTTGGAACGTCGGAGACTACTCAACGCAGAAAGTGGAGGTGTTCCGTAGCACTGACGACGGTGCGACATGGAACTACCTTTCGTCATGCACAGAGACTTCTGCGCTACCGAACTCCTGGGGCCACGGCATTTGGGAGCCGACCTTTCTTGTGACCGACGACGACGCCCTTGCCTGCTTCATCTCGGATGAGAGACCGGCGAACAGTCCGACAAACAATCAGAAGATCGGCCACTACACCTCGATTGATGGTGGCTTGACCTGGAGCACCACATTAACCGTCGACGTTGCCTTTCCGTCGGACAATCTCGCACGACCGGGAATGCAGACATTCGCCCATCTGCCAGATGGTCGGGTCGCCATGAGTTACGAGCTCTGCCGCGACGCGACGGATGCCGACCACGCTTGCGAGGTATATCTGAAATACAGCGACGATGGTGCGAGTTGGGGCCCGGCGGACGACCCGGGCACTCTGGTGCAGACTTCTGATGAACGCCATCTCCTGCATACGCCATATGTTTCGTGGGTGCCCGGTGGCGGTTCAAACGGTACTCTGCTGATCTCAGGACAGCGCGTCGCCGCCGGCCCGACGGGAGACAAGACCGTGCTCGCCGAATCCGGATCGGTCATGTTCACGAATACAAACCTCGGCACCGGCGCGTGGACCGAAGTTTCAACACCCGTTACTGTGGACCCGACGGGCAGCTATGCTCAAGGCTCACCATCGTGCCCTGGGTACTCAACCCCCGCGATTCCGCGAGAGGACGGCCAGTCGTACCTTTACCTAGCCTCCACATGGCTCGGCCAGGGGAATCAGTGTGAGGTTCGATTTGGCATCGGTCAGGTGCCCAGCGCAACCGGGGCTGTCGTCGGCCCCGAAGGCAAGTGTCTCGATGTTGACACGAATACTGCGGTTAACGGCAACGCCGCACAGCTGTGGACTTGTGGGATCGCAAGCGGCCAAGATTGGTCTGTCCATGCCGACGGGTCAATTCGCGCGTTGGGAAAGTGCCTCGATGTAGACGCCAATGCCACCGCGAATTTCACGCCGGTGCAGATCTGGGACTGCAACGGCTCGGGAGCTCAACAATGGATGCAGCAATCAGACGGGTCACTTCTCAATCCTCAATCAGGGCGTTGCCTTGACCTTCCGGAAGGCAATACTGCCGATGGAACACACCTGCAGATATATGACTGCAACGGACTGTGGACGCAGACCTGGGCACTTCCGGCGTAGCTTTCATGTTGGAACGAATTGAGGCGAGCCCCGCGGAACGTCCAAGTTTGGACTTATGGAATGGAAGTTATGGAACCTTCAAACTGTTGGTGGCATTAATTCCATAACTTATGGAACATTTCTTCACGTAACGCCAGGCGAGCTGACGTCTACATGAGTACAAATGAAGAAGGCCGTCAAACCAGCGATACTTCTAGCGTCGAGCCCATAAGTCGACGACGGTCGCGTGACGGCGAACGGAACAAAGCTCAGTCGTAGGAGCGGGCACGCACCCAGGGGATCGGCAGCAGGTCCGCCGAGGTCACGACGCCGACCTCGCCGCCGTCAGACACGATGACACGGATGCTGGTGCCGAAGTTCGGCACCAGCTCACGGCAGACGCCACAGGGGTTGATCACAATCGGCACATCTGCAGGGTCGAGGCCGACGGCGACGATCGTCTCAACAGCATCCTCCCCGGCGATTCGCGCATTCGCGATCGCCGACGGCTCCGCGCACACGTTGACGCGCGCCGTCGACAGACTGAGACCCGTGTAGATTGCTCCGGATGTGCCTCGCGCGGCCGCCGCGACACGATGCTGCCGGGCGTCGTGCGCCCGCACCAGCACATCGGATGCTGCACGTCGCAGCTCCTCATCGGCACTCGTCAACTGCTGCATGATCGTCACCTCTCAGCTCTGCTACTCGATCCCCGTGTAGACCGTCTTCTCCCAGGTGTAGAACTCGGTCGCCGTGTGCCCCTGCTCGCGGAATGTGTTGGACGAAGAGTCCTTCACTCCCCCGAACGGCACGTGCAGGTCGAGCCCTGAGGTCGGTCGGTTCACCTTTACGACACCGGCCTGCACACGGCTGGCGAAGTCGGTCGAGTGGGTGAGGCTGTCGGTGCAGATGCCCGCAGTCAGACCGTAGGGCGAGTCGTTGATTGCTGCGAGACCCGATTCGTAGTCGTCGACGTCGAGGACCGCGACAACCGGCCCGAAGATCTCGTCCGTGGCCAACGGCGAATCGTGCGCTACATCTGTGGCGACGACCGGCGCGAAGTGAAGCCCGTCAGCACTCGCGTCACCGTAAAGCAGACGCGCGCCGGCGTCTGCGGCATCCTGAACCGCTGATACATCCTGATTAAGCTGTGCATCGCTCACGACAGGACCCATCGTCGTGCCGGCATCGAGCCCGTCACCGGGAACGTACGTGCCGGCAAGGGCAGTGAGCTCGTCGAGAAACGCCTGGCGAACGCCAGGCGTCACGTAGACGCGCGAGGTTGCTGTGCACGCCTGCCCCGTGAGACTGAATGCGCCAGCGGCAACGACATTCGCTGCCTTCTTCGCGTCGGCATCGTCGAGAACGAGCACGCCGTTCTTGCCGCCCATCTCCAGTTGGGCGCGGGCGCGACGGGCACCGAGGGTTTGCTGCAGCTGCAGCCCGACACTGGTCGACCCGGTGAACGAGAGCGCTGCGACGCGCGGGTCGCGAGCGAGCGCCTCACCCACGACGCTTCCGCGCCCGTGCACGACATTGAAGACTCCGGCAGGAAGGCCGGCGTCGTGCAGTGCCATGGCCAAGTGCGTCGCCGACATGGGGGTGATCTCGGCGGGCTTCAGTACGACTGCGTTGCCGCTGATCAGCGCGGGCGCGGTCTTCCACGCCGGAATCGCGATGGGGAAGTTCCACGGCGTGATCAAACCCACGACGCCGAGCGCCTCGCGGCGCGTGGTGACAGTGGTGTTCGGCATGCCGCTCGAAAACACCGAGCCGCTTGACGCCCAGCCGAGCGAGCCGAAGAACTGGAAGACGCCGATCGCGCGTCCCACTTCGCCCTCGGCCTCAGCGCGCGTCTTACCTTCTTCGCGCACAAGATCTTCGGCGATCTGCGGCTTGCGTTCGGTGAGCAGCTGCGCGGCCTTGAGAAGCACGGCACCGCGAACCGGCGCGGGCGTCGCGGCCCACGCGCTCTGCGCGTCGACGGCGGCTGCGATGGCGGCATCCGTCTCTGTCGTGCCTCCGACGGGCGCGAGCACGGCAACCTCGCCTGGGCGTGCGGGGTTGCGGCGTTCCTTGCCCGCGTCTCCGAAGAGTTCTCCGGCGATCAGGTGTTGAGCTACAGCGGGAGAGGTCATGATGTGTCCTTTCACGAAGATGACGAGGGGGTGTCAGAGAGAGCGGACGAGGCCACCGTCGACGCGCAGTGCGACGCCGGTGATGTATGCGGCTTGTCCGCTGCACAGGAAGGCTCCGGCCGCGCCGAACTCGTGTGGTTCGCCATAGCGTTCGGCGGGAATCGCCTGCTGCGAACGGCGCGCGGCCTCGGCAGGCTCGATGCCCTGGCGCTCGGCTTGTGCTGCATCGAGCTGCGCAACGCGATCTGTGGCGATGCGCCCGGGCAGCAGCAGATTGACGGTGACGCCGTCTGCGGCGACCTCTGCGGAGAGCGTCTTAAGGTAGCCAGCCAGCGCAGCTCGCCCGAGATTGGATGACGCGAGATTGGCGATCGGCGACACAATGCCGCTGGACCCGACGGCGAGGATGCGTCCCCAGCCACGGTCGCGCATTCCCGGAAGCACGCGCGACACGAGGTCGTGACCCGGAGCGACGAGCCGCTCGAATGCGTCAGCAACGTCGTCCGCTGATGCATCGGCTGCCGTTCCGGGGCGCGGGCCCGGCCCGTTGATCACCAGCACGTCGATGGGGCCGAACGCGCTCGTCGCGGTCTCGATCGCCGCGGCACGGGACTCGCCGTCAGTGACGTCGAGTTCGATGCCTACGCCTGCGGGCAGGCCCGCCGCGATCTGCTCGGCGAGATCGCCGCGCCGGCCGGTGACAGCGACATTCGCTCCCTCGGCTGCGAGCGCCTCCGCGATCGCACGCCCGAGCCCACCGGTGGATGCCGCGACAAACGCGGTCTTGCCGTGCAGCTGCAGATCCATCAGCGCACCTCCTGCGCATCGAGTTCCACCAAATGGTCGGCGGCTATCTCATCGAGTTCGTTCGGGAATTTGACGGCGGGTGCGCGAACGGCAGCCGAGGTGAAGAGCCCCCGCCGGCGGAACAGCTCCTTGCGAAGAGCGAGAGCGATGCCGGGCTGCTGTTCGAAGTTGATCAGCGGCAGGTACGGCACCAGCTCCGCTCGAGCTGCTTCGGCATCACCCGCCAACCAAGCCGAGACGCAGCTGACAAGCGCTTCCGGGAAAGAAAACCCGGTCATCGCCCCGGCAGAACCGGCGGCAAGCTCGTCGAGCAACCCCTGCCCTCCGAGTCCGCCGAAGACGGAAACCTCGACGCTCGCCGTGATGCGGGCGATCGCAACGGCCGTCGGCGGTGCTTCCGCCTTCACCGCTGAGACGAACGGGCTCGCCTCCACGACGGCAATCAGGCTGTCTGTCGAGATGGAGATGCCGCTGGACTTCGGGTAATCCTGCAGCACGACAGCTGCGCCTGTCGCCGCGTGGATTCGCCTCAGATGCTCGATCACGACGGCAGAGCTGCCGGAGTTCGCCTGAACCATGACGGCCTGCAGACGGTCACCGACCGTTGCCTGCGCGTTTTCGATCTCTGAAATCGCCGGTGCGGTCGCGAGAGAGGTGATCCCGGCGACGATCGGCAGTCGGCTGTGCTCGGCGACGACGCCGAGCACCTGCATCCGCTCCGCCGCAGTCAGCGCGGCGGCCTCGCCGAACACGCCGAGCACGGTGAGACCGGCGGCCCCGACCGATTCGTAGAACTGCACGAGACGCGCGAGGCTCGCCTCGTCAATCTCGCCGGCATCCGTGAATGGTGTGGCGACGACCCCCCACACTCCGCGTGCGAGCGGGTCGACGCGCTGTTCGGAAATACCCTGCTGCGTCATGCGATCACTTCCCCGGCCAGATTGGTTTGCGCTTCTGCTGGAATGCGGCGACACCCTCGGCCGAGTCTTCGCTGTCGAGCGCGTCAACAAGTGCGGGCAACCGCATCGCCCGCGCTTCGTGCGCCGTGAGATGGGCCGTGCGCGACACCATCTGTTTAACGGCTCTCACCGATGTTGGCGCACAGGCGAGAATCTGCTCGATCCACCGCTCGACTGCCTCGTCGAGCTCGCCTGCAGTGACGACCTCATTGACGAGACCCATCCCCTGCATCTCCTCTGCCGGCGCCTTGCGCCCGGTGAGCAGAAGGCTCATCGCCTGCGTGTACGGAACTCGACGCACCAGCTGATGGATGCCGCCATCCAACGCGAGGCGGCCGACACGCGGTTCGGTGAGCCCGAACTGGGCGCGATCGGCCGCCACAACGATGTCGGCGCCGAGCACGATCTCCATGCCGCCCCCGAGAGCGTAGCCGTTCACCTTCGCGATCACGGGAACATCGAGCGTCGTGCGCAGACTCAGCCCGCCGAAGCCGTTGGGGTCGAGCTCGGCCCAGTACTGAAGACCCGTCTTGTCAACGGCATCCGCCGACATGTCGGCTCCAACGCAGAATGCCTTCTCTCCGCCCCCTGTGACGACGACGAGACGCACTCGGTCATCGGCTTCGATCGTTGCCCAGATCTCGTTGAGCCTGTCGTGCGTTGCCCGATCGACGGCATTAAGCACGCGCGGCCTATCGATGATCACGGTGGCGACACCGCGATCGTCGACGTCGAACCTGACCTCGTCGGCCTGTGTATCGTCGGTCATTTCAGCACCCCCAGTTCATGCAGACGGCGAATTTCGTCGTCGTCGAAGCCATTCTCCGCAAGGATCTCATCGTTGTGCTCTCCCAGGCGGGGAGCAACCCGGCGCACCGTCGCGGGTGTGTGCGAGAGATGAATCGGCGCGTTCAGCGTGCGGAAAGTGCCGGCGGTCGGGTGCTGCGACTCGACGATCATTCCGTTTGCCGCCGTCTGCTCATCGTCCAGTGTTTCGGCCAGCGTGCGCACGGGTGCATTGAGCAGGCCCTCTGCCTCGAGCCTCTCCGTCCAATACGCAGTGCTGTTGGTGGCA
The Paramicrobacterium chengjingii DNA segment above includes these coding regions:
- a CDS encoding sialidase family protein; this encodes MELLTKHSRNFTLLSAALLAVAATAMVTPAPQAVAAEDGSVLYSPDLSQHPNGTAGYPRAISLAHDDSEAQTMLATFAKGGHGNDTTLPIYRSSDGGESWSEVSEVTSNTPGWDIEAPTLFEVPRDIPGLNAGDVLAAGTAWNVGDYSTQKVEVFRSTDDGATWNYLSSCTETSALPNSWGHGIWEPTFLVTDDDALACFISDERPANSPTNNQKIGHYTSIDGGLTWSTTLTVDVAFPSDNLARPGMQTFAHLPDGRVAMSYELCRDATDADHACEVYLKYSDDGASWGPADDPGTLVQTSDERHLLHTPYVSWVPGGGSNGTLLISGQRVAAGPTGDKTVLAESGSVMFTNTNLGTGAWTEVSTPVTVDPTGSYAQGSPSCPGYSTPAIPREDGQSYLYLASTWLGQGNQCEVRFGIGQVPSATGAVVGPEGKCLDVDTNTAVNGNAAQLWTCGIASGQDWSVHADGSIRALGKCLDVDANATANFTPVQIWDCNGSGAQQWMQQSDGSLLNPQSGRCLDLPEGNTADGTHLQIYDCNGLWTQTWALPA
- a CDS encoding cytidine deaminase; the protein is MQQLTSADEELRRAASDVLVRAHDARQHRVAAAARGTSGAIYTGLSLSTARVNVCAEPSAIANARIAGEDAVETIVAVGLDPADVPIVINPCGVCRELVPNFGTSIRVIVSDGGEVGVVTSADLLPIPWVRARSYD
- a CDS encoding aldehyde dehydrogenase family protein, whose product is MTSPAVAQHLIAGELFGDAGKERRNPARPGEVAVLAPVGGTTETDAAIAAAVDAQSAWAATPAPVRGAVLLKAAQLLTERKPQIAEDLVREEGKTRAEAEGEVGRAIGVFQFFGSLGWASSGSVFSSGMPNTTVTTRREALGVVGLITPWNFPIAIPAWKTAPALISGNAVVLKPAEITPMSATHLAMALHDAGLPAGVFNVVHGRGSVVGEALARDPRVAALSFTGSTSVGLQLQQTLGARRARAQLEMGGKNGVLVLDDADAKKAANVVAAGAFSLTGQACTATSRVYVTPGVRQAFLDELTALAGTYVPGDGLDAGTTMGPVVSDAQLNQDVSAVQDAADAGARLLYGDASADGLHFAPVVATDVAHDSPLATDEIFGPVVAVLDVDDYESGLAAINDSPYGLTAGICTDSLTHSTDFASRVQAGVVKVNRPTSGLDLHVPFGGVKDSSSNTFREQGHTATEFYTWEKTVYTGIE
- a CDS encoding SDR family oxidoreductase; protein product: MDLQLHGKTAFVAASTGGLGRAIAEALAAEGANVAVTGRRGDLAEQIAAGLPAGVGIELDVTDGESRAAAIETATSAFGPIDVLVINGPGPRPGTAADASADDVADAFERLVAPGHDLVSRVLPGMRDRGWGRILAVGSSGIVSPIANLASSNLGRAALAGYLKTLSAEVAADGVTVNLLLPGRIATDRVAQLDAAQAERQGIEPAEAARRSQQAIPAERYGEPHEFGAAGAFLCSGQAAYITGVALRVDGGLVRSL
- a CDS encoding dihydrodipicolinate synthase family protein; the protein is MTQQGISEQRVDPLARGVWGVVATPFTDAGEIDEASLARLVQFYESVGAAGLTVLGVFGEAAALTAAERMQVLGVVAEHSRLPIVAGITSLATAPAISEIENAQATVGDRLQAVMVQANSGSSAVVIEHLRRIHAATGAAVVLQDYPKSSGISISTDSLIAVVEASPFVSAVKAEAPPTAVAIARITASVEVSVFGGLGGQGLLDELAAGSAGAMTGFSFPEALVSCVSAWLAGDAEAARAELVPYLPLINFEQQPGIALALRKELFRRRGLFTSAAVRAPAVKFPNELDEIAADHLVELDAQEVR
- a CDS encoding enoyl-CoA hydratase-related protein, whose translation is MTDDTQADEVRFDVDDRGVATVIIDRPRVLNAVDRATHDRLNEIWATIEADDRVRLVVVTGGGEKAFCVGADMSADAVDKTGLQYWAELDPNGFGGLSLRTTLDVPVIAKVNGYALGGGMEIVLGADIVVAADRAQFGLTEPRVGRLALDGGIHQLVRRVPYTQAMSLLLTGRKAPAEEMQGMGLVNEVVTAGELDEAVERWIEQILACAPTSVRAVKQMVSRTAHLTAHEARAMRLPALVDALDSEDSAEGVAAFQQKRKPIWPGK